One region of Lebetimonas natsushimae genomic DNA includes:
- a CDS encoding M48 family metallopeptidase: protein MKLVNVLIGLYGLYIFIKIVLEIREVFYIKKVFPEIVSFMDVEDYKNAAFYAIYKHTLNIFNALISMFLVVLWMSGGLFIINFLLYKGTMLSELEILLMFFAINYVLTLPINIWEKQIDKKFGFNVAPWKLFFVDEIKKIILFLVLGGAFFAGLIYFIEHFKNWWIIGFIFTFTMVILINILYPIFASMFNKFEPLKDEELKNDIEKLMGKVGFKSNGIFVMDASKRDTRLNAYFAGLGKSKRVVLFDTLLKKLNKNEILAVLGHELGHFKHKDILKNIAVVGVMLFIVFAIFGNLPDSLFKELHIPKTGVNIIILALLFMDMIMFIFQPFVNLISRHNEFEADEMGSELVSSKALASALKKLVNENKHFPHVSRLYSFIYYSHPPILERLEKLEKVKNESTDNRNK, encoded by the coding sequence GTGAAGTTGGTTAATGTTTTAATAGGTCTTTACGGGCTTTATATTTTTATAAAAATTGTTTTGGAAATCAGGGAAGTTTTTTATATTAAAAAAGTTTTTCCCGAAATTGTTTCATTTATGGATGTTGAGGATTATAAAAATGCCGCTTTTTATGCAATATACAAACACACTTTAAATATTTTTAATGCATTAATCAGTATGTTTTTGGTTGTATTATGGATGAGTGGAGGTCTTTTTATTATTAATTTTCTGTTGTATAAGGGAACAATGCTCAGCGAACTGGAAATATTATTGATGTTTTTTGCAATTAATTATGTTTTGACTCTTCCAATTAATATCTGGGAAAAACAGATAGATAAAAAATTTGGATTTAATGTAGCGCCCTGGAAACTGTTTTTTGTAGACGAAATTAAAAAAATTATATTATTTTTGGTTTTAGGAGGAGCATTTTTTGCAGGACTTATCTATTTTATAGAACATTTCAAAAACTGGTGGATTATAGGGTTTATTTTTACTTTTACAATGGTAATTTTAATAAATATTCTATATCCGATATTCGCAAGTATGTTTAATAAATTTGAGCCTCTCAAAGATGAAGAGCTTAAAAATGATATCGAAAAGTTGATGGGAAAAGTTGGGTTTAAATCAAATGGTATTTTTGTAATGGATGCAAGTAAAAGAGATACAAGGCTCAATGCTTATTTTGCGGGACTTGGGAAAAGTAAAAGGGTTGTATTATTTGATACATTACTTAAAAAACTTAATAAGAATGAAATTTTGGCAGTACTCGGGCATGAACTCGGACATTTTAAACATAAAGATATTTTAAAAAATATCGCTGTTGTAGGTGTTATGCTTTTTATTGTTTTTGCAATTTTTGGAAATTTGCCAGATAGCCTTTTTAAAGAACTTCATATCCCAAAAACCGGAGTGAATATCATTATATTGGCACTGCTTTTTATGGATATGATTATGTTTATATTTCAACCATTTGTGAATTTAATAAGCCGTCACAATGAATTTGAGGCAGATGAAATGGGAAGTGAGCTTGTAAGTAGCAAAGCTTTAGCAAGCGCTCTTAAAAAACTTGTAAATGAAAATAAACATTTTCCACATGTAAGCAGACTTTATTCGTTTATTTATTATTCACATCCACCAATTCTAGAGAGACTTGAAAAATTAGAAAAGGTTAAAAATGAAAGTACTGATAACAGGAATAAGTAG
- a CDS encoding MarC family protein gives MILKITLTLFLIMDPFGNLPVLISLLKQYDKKTKLKILIRELLISLFLIFIFILFGKKILEFFGLSEASVSIAGGIILFLIAIKMIFSSNETEFTDKNDLLIVPIAIPMIAGPSLLAVLLLLSNNYDFNILFIASIIAWTLTSLIILFFTYLAEFIPYKFFNAAEKLMGMLLIALSVQMFLDGITNYFHLK, from the coding sequence ATGATTTTAAAAATAACACTTACACTTTTTTTAATAATGGATCCATTCGGGAATTTACCGGTATTAATATCCTTATTAAAACAGTATGATAAAAAAACAAAACTTAAAATTCTTATAAGAGAATTATTAATATCTCTATTCTTAATTTTCATTTTTATTCTTTTTGGCAAAAAAATTTTAGAGTTTTTTGGACTCAGCGAAGCATCAGTATCAATTGCAGGAGGAATAATTTTATTTTTAATAGCAATAAAAATGATTTTTTCCTCAAATGAAACGGAATTTACGGATAAAAACGATTTACTGATAGTTCCGATTGCCATTCCAATGATAGCGGGGCCGTCACTGCTTGCAGTGCTTTTATTATTATCAAATAATTATGATTTTAATATTTTATTCATTGCATCAATTATTGCCTGGACTTTAACCTCACTTATAATACTTTTTTTCACTTATTTAGCTGAATTTATACCGTATAAATTTTTTAACGCTGCAGAAAAATTAATGGGAATGTTATTAATTGCTCTTTCAGTTCAAATGTTTCTTGATGGAATAACTAACTATTTTCATCTAAAATAA
- the prmC gene encoding peptide chain release factor N(5)-glutamine methyltransferase, whose protein sequence is MKIKDALKLKNGDYILEKILNKDKVWLFLNDDKKIPKEFFEIYEKVESGYPIEYIFNEVYFYGDKFFIKEGVLIPRDDTEVVVERAIKLINKLKIENGKLKVIDCCTGSGVIAIEIAKHTNATVIATDINEIALEVAKKNAKLHNVEAEFKKCDLFNECADVLIANPPYVEITHKKPNDYEPDEAFYGGVDGLDIVKKIILKAKKMNFKALVLEIGYNQQLLLTKFLKEQNINNFEFFKDLAGNIRGVEIILDENS, encoded by the coding sequence TTGAAAATTAAAGATGCTTTGAAATTAAAAAATGGAGATTATATTTTAGAAAAAATACTAAATAAAGATAAAGTCTGGCTTTTTTTAAATGATGATAAAAAGATCCCAAAAGAGTTTTTTGAAATATATGAGAAAGTAGAAAGCGGATATCCTATTGAATATATTTTTAATGAAGTTTATTTTTACGGAGATAAATTTTTCATAAAAGAGGGCGTTTTAATTCCAAGAGATGATACTGAGGTTGTGGTTGAAAGGGCGATAAAATTAATTAATAAATTGAAAATTGAAAATGGAAAATTAAAGGTAATAGACTGTTGCACAGGAAGCGGGGTAATTGCAATTGAAATTGCAAAACACACAAATGCTACAGTAATAGCTACTGATATAAATGAAATTGCCCTTGAAGTTGCCAAAAAGAATGCAAAGCTGCATAATGTAGAGGCTGAATTTAAAAAATGCGATTTATTTAATGAATGTGCCGATGTTTTGATTGCAAATCCCCCTTATGTAGAAATTACTCATAAAAAGCCAAATGACTACGAGCCGGACGAAGCGTTTTACGGGGGAGTTGACGGGCTTGATATAGTTAAAAAAATTATTTTAAAAGCAAAAAAAATGAATTTTAAAGCTTTGGTTTTGGAAATTGGCTATAATCAACAATTATTATTAACAAAATTTTTAAAAGAACAAAATATTAATAATTTTGAATTTTTTAAAGATCTGGCAGGAAATATAAGGGGAGTAGAAATTATTTTAGATGAAAATAGTTAG
- a CDS encoding NAD(P)/FAD-dependent oxidoreductase, whose protein sequence is MSNLFNTIILGGGASGLFLGSLLRKNYLIIEHNKEIGAKIKVSGGGKCNITNKIVSENNYRGDKELVKKTLNRFSNKNLLNWLKNNNLEVIEAKKNQYFFKSSEVLVSFFKRNVKNIYKAKIVEVKFENDKFKVVTDKKIFYAKNVVVATGGISFRKLGASDIGYRIAESFSHSIIPPRPSLVRFTVQRSESWFKNLSGVGFGAEVSVGDKKFKQNILFSHKGITGPAILNASLWWDKGKIIINFLKKDVFSYFKNPNKQISTQLPLPKRFVKEFLISQNLKDKKIKELKPSEKEKLRLLNSYEFAPAGTFGLERAEVTKGGVNTNELSVFLESKFQKGLYFAGEVVDITGELGGYNFQWAFSSAYSVYLGIISLKKGENETY, encoded by the coding sequence ATGTCGAATTTATTTAATACAATTATTTTAGGGGGAGGTGCCAGCGGGCTTTTTTTAGGGAGTCTGCTAAGAAAAAATTATTTAATAATTGAACATAATAAGGAAATCGGGGCTAAAATAAAAGTTAGTGGCGGCGGAAAGTGTAATATCACAAATAAAATTGTAAGCGAAAATAATTACAGAGGCGATAAAGAGTTAGTAAAAAAAACATTAAACAGATTTTCAAATAAAAATTTGTTAAATTGGCTTAAAAATAATAATTTAGAAGTAATTGAAGCTAAAAAGAATCAATATTTTTTTAAAAGTTCTGAAGTTTTAGTGAGTTTTTTTAAAAGAAATGTAAAGAATATATATAAAGCTAAAATTGTTGAAGTCAAGTTTGAAAATGATAAATTTAAAGTTGTAACCGATAAAAAAATTTTTTATGCAAAAAACGTGGTCGTGGCTACCGGCGGAATTAGTTTTAGAAAACTGGGAGCCAGTGATATTGGGTATAGGATAGCTGAGAGTTTTTCTCATTCAATTATACCTCCTCGCCCGTCACTTGTAAGGTTTACTGTTCAAAGGAGTGAAAGCTGGTTTAAAAATTTAAGCGGGGTTGGTTTTGGGGCTGAGGTTAGTGTAGGTGATAAAAAATTTAAGCAAAATATTCTTTTTTCCCACAAAGGTATAACAGGACCGGCAATACTTAATGCGTCTTTATGGTGGGATAAAGGAAAGATTATAATTAATTTTTTAAAAAAAGATGTTTTTTCTTATTTTAAAAATCCAAATAAACAAATCTCAACCCAGCTTCCTCTTCCAAAAAGATTTGTTAAAGAGTTTTTAATTTCACAAAATCTCAAAGATAAAAAAATAAAAGAGCTAAAACCCTCAGAAAAAGAAAAATTAAGGTTATTGAATAGTTATGAATTTGCACCGGCAGGAACTTTTGGATTAGAGAGGGCCGAGGTTACAAAAGGCGGGGTTAATACAAATGAGCTAAGTGTTTTTTTAGAAAGTAAATTTCAAAAAGGACTTTATTTTGCAGGTGAAGTTGTTGATATAACGGGTGAGCTTGGAGGGTATAATTTTCAGTGGGCATTTAGCTCTGCTTATAGTGTATATTTAGGTATAATTTCGCTCAAAAAAGGCGAAAATGAAACATATTGA
- a CDS encoding ATP-binding protein, whose amino-acid sequence MNKIYFFNAANFNFAEIDLKKKNVFFVGDNGSGKTTAIRAIHYYYNSDMKALGIDPNKESFKDFYFKYDNSFIVYEFDDYFVLMYKRRGEIKKRFSHQKFDINRVLKGDEIVPLEEVINYAKEAGSYMPQTNDEFKKIIYGLDRRHLDFKLTSIKNYNTFINLYNKIFNVNKAVFDAKSIKETIFTTLDRIEAGEIEYEDFLERVNNFRQYFIFYKSFKLQESNIEKLYLLKNDLIKLQEEINDLIKKISYKKEIEEKEVDKIIEKIGLLEKRKRNLNKIIGLLDKKIKNYINCFDKEILKLNSQLEEINKLKEKFSLEKLQKVENKVNKKEEINSKLIIFKTSLNELMKGIKSQVDEIEEAINRLKREIRILKEEIKAEEIRLKRNLEEMYQQKIEEKNEEFIKREKELIENIEKLEKETENFVEKRNVYQKELNDVSFKYREIENDLKKEFENRFNELNNEIKNLKREKENLEDENYKLKRILKKLKDELNENIEKTEIYYKKELSEIDKKITFYQNILKTKPNSFKEFLAQNVENWEEELYPVIDENLLNMDINELKPKVVSERIFGIELNKAVLKSIPTMKEAEEEIEKLNDLKTALNEEKIQKINILKKDYESKEIEITSQIEVNNEKIKEIEEKIELLENEKNELNKKLQKDLEKLKNKKNEEEKLIKINISKTEAVIKDLRDKIENIRREIKRNKKELENIKKELLKQKEKEFIEKKEILKKEYKEKEKLKNEKINELTQKKEKISKDERIIELQKEIENLKNKLKEIEKAEYFLREYNEKKEFIEKLPVIKENIGKFETYKQRINQTYEKLYKKLNNKINKTEININELNKKLEIIKEGLKKVSGLNLSDEKIETNEYLSNLVDEYKLKDGEFRDKKLSFKEVASKIKTALNRFAITGLEVNFNIEKLSDLIKDELEKVDELYLFKNKKFEVLNKTRLKELKNLLGGLLEKRLDNFERSKEDFINQVRRINQNLSKVNFGIIRNIKIELEENKKSVLKIFENIKKDIDELLEFLAEESLFFDNIMSERKLKKIEEAFNTIKKEINKESFSLIDVVDINVKFIENEKENTLKVIKNESSTGGSILLKIAIAVSLLELFIKEKADLFLILDEVSVLSTKNQKLLKEYVNERGLGVIYVTPDLPLVDVEGIDIYKFRNIGGEFEVVKLIADDGIKIEN is encoded by the coding sequence ATGAATAAAATATATTTTTTTAATGCGGCTAATTTTAATTTTGCCGAGATTGATTTAAAAAAGAAAAATGTATTTTTTGTAGGAGATAACGGAAGCGGTAAAACCACGGCAATCAGGGCAATTCATTATTATTACAATTCAGATATGAAAGCTTTGGGAATTGACCCAAATAAAGAGAGTTTTAAAGATTTTTATTTCAAATATGACAATTCTTTTATTGTGTATGAATTTGATGATTATTTTGTATTGATGTATAAAAGAAGAGGTGAGATTAAAAAAAGGTTCAGCCATCAAAAATTTGATATAAACCGTGTTTTAAAAGGTGATGAAATAGTCCCTCTTGAAGAAGTGATAAATTATGCAAAAGAGGCTGGAAGTTATATGCCTCAAACTAACGATGAATTTAAAAAAATTATTTATGGACTTGATAGAAGGCATCTTGATTTTAAACTGACTTCAATTAAAAATTATAATACGTTTATAAACCTTTATAATAAAATATTTAATGTAAATAAAGCCGTATTTGATGCTAAAAGTATAAAAGAGACTATTTTTACTACACTTGATAGAATAGAAGCCGGTGAGATTGAATATGAGGATTTTTTAGAAAGAGTTAATAATTTCAGGCAATATTTTATTTTTTATAAATCTTTTAAATTGCAAGAAAGTAATATTGAAAAATTGTACTTGCTAAAAAATGATTTAATAAAGCTCCAGGAAGAAATAAATGATTTAATTAAAAAAATTTCATATAAAAAAGAGATTGAAGAAAAAGAAGTAGATAAAATAATTGAAAAAATAGGTTTACTAGAAAAAAGAAAAAGAAATCTAAATAAAATAATCGGACTTTTGGATAAAAAAATAAAAAATTATATAAACTGTTTTGATAAAGAGATATTAAAATTAAACTCTCAACTAGAGGAGATTAATAAATTAAAAGAAAAATTTTCTTTAGAAAAACTTCAAAAAGTTGAAAATAAAGTAAATAAAAAAGAGGAGATTAATTCAAAGCTGATTATATTTAAAACCTCTTTAAATGAGTTAATGAAAGGTATAAAATCCCAGGTAGATGAAATAGAAGAAGCTATTAATAGACTTAAAAGAGAAATAAGAATTTTAAAAGAAGAGATAAAAGCAGAGGAAATAAGACTCAAAAGAAATTTGGAAGAAATGTATCAGCAAAAAATAGAAGAAAAAAATGAAGAATTTATAAAAAGAGAAAAAGAATTAATAGAAAATATAGAAAAATTGGAAAAAGAAACTGAAAATTTTGTAGAAAAAAGAAATGTTTATCAAAAAGAGCTAAACGATGTTTCATTTAAGTACAGGGAAATTGAAAATGATTTAAAAAAAGAATTTGAAAACAGATTTAATGAGTTAAATAACGAAATTAAAAATTTAAAAAGAGAAAAAGAAAATTTAGAAGATGAAAATTATAAATTAAAAAGAATTCTTAAAAAATTAAAAGATGAATTAAATGAAAATATTGAAAAGACAGAAATTTATTATAAAAAAGAATTAAGTGAAATTGATAAAAAAATAACCTTTTATCAAAATATTTTAAAAACAAAACCAAATTCGTTTAAAGAATTTTTAGCTCAAAATGTGGAAAACTGGGAAGAAGAACTTTACCCTGTAATTGATGAGAATCTGCTTAATATGGATATAAACGAGCTAAAACCAAAAGTTGTAAGTGAAAGAATTTTTGGAATTGAATTAAATAAAGCTGTTTTGAAATCTATTCCCACAATGAAAGAAGCCGAAGAAGAAATAGAAAAGCTTAATGATCTAAAGACTGCTTTAAATGAAGAAAAAATTCAAAAAATAAATATCTTAAAAAAAGATTATGAATCAAAAGAAATTGAAATTACTTCGCAAATTGAGGTTAATAATGAAAAAATAAAAGAGATTGAAGAAAAAATAGAACTTCTTGAAAATGAAAAAAATGAATTAAATAAAAAATTACAAAAAGATTTAGAAAAATTAAAAAATAAAAAAAATGAAGAAGAAAAACTTATAAAAATAAATATTTCAAAAACTGAAGCTGTTATTAAAGATTTGAGAGATAAAATTGAAAATATCCGAAGAGAGATAAAAAGAAATAAAAAAGAGTTAGAAAATATTAAAAAAGAACTTTTAAAACAAAAAGAAAAAGAATTTATTGAAAAAAAAGAGATATTAAAAAAAGAATACAAAGAAAAAGAGAAGTTGAAAAATGAAAAAATTAATGAGCTTACTCAAAAAAAAGAAAAAATTTCAAAAGATGAAAGAATAATTGAACTCCAAAAAGAGATAGAAAATTTAAAAAATAAACTAAAAGAAATAGAAAAAGCTGAATATTTCTTAAGAGAATATAATGAAAAAAAAGAATTTATTGAAAAATTGCCTGTTATTAAAGAAAATATAGGAAAATTTGAGACTTACAAACAGAGAATTAATCAAACTTATGAAAAACTATATAAAAAATTAAATAATAAAATAAACAAAACTGAAATAAATATAAATGAATTGAATAAAAAACTTGAAATAATAAAAGAGGGATTAAAAAAAGTATCCGGCTTAAATTTAAGTGATGAAAAAATAGAAACTAATGAATATTTAAGCAATTTGGTTGATGAATATAAATTAAAAGATGGCGAATTTAGGGATAAGAAACTCAGTTTTAAAGAAGTTGCAAGTAAAATTAAAACTGCGCTTAATAGATTTGCAATAACCGGACTAGAAGTCAATTTTAATATAGAAAAACTCTCAGACTTAATCAAAGACGAGCTTGAAAAAGTGGACGAGCTTTATTTATTTAAAAATAAAAAATTTGAAGTATTGAATAAAACGAGATTAAAAGAACTTAAAAACCTTTTAGGAGGACTTCTTGAAAAAAGACTTGATAATTTTGAAAGAAGTAAGGAAGATTTTATAAATCAGGTAAGAAGAATCAATCAGAATCTCTCAAAAGTAAATTTTGGAATAATCAGAAATATAAAAATTGAATTGGAAGAAAATAAAAAAAGTGTTTTAAAAATTTTTGAGAATATAAAAAAAGATATTGATGAATTATTAGAATTTTTAGCGGAAGAATCGTTGTTTTTTGATAATATTATGAGTGAAAGAAAACTCAAAAAAATTGAAGAAGCATTTAATACAATTAAAAAAGAGATAAATAAAGAGAGTTTTTCATTAATAGATGTTGTTGATATTAATGTCAAATTTATTGAAAATGAAAAAGAAAACACCCTGAAAGTCATTAAAAATGAAAGTTCTACCGGTGGTAGTATTCTCCTAAAAATTGCAATTGCCGTAAGTTTGCTTGAACTGTTTATAAAAGAAAAAGCGGATTTATTTTTGATCTTAGACGAGGTCAGTGTACTTTCTACCAAAAATCAAAAACTGCTTAAAGAATATGTAAACGAAAGAGGACTAGGGGTGATTTATGTAACGCCTGATTTGCCTCTTGTGGATGTAGAGGGAATTGATATTTATAAATTCAGAAATATTGGCGGTGAATTTGAGGTAGTAAAACTTATAGCAGATGATGGGATAAAAATTGAAAATTAA
- a CDS encoding SDR family NAD(P)-dependent oxidoreductase has protein sequence MKVLITGISRGIGAGLVEEYLNRGDEVYGIGRSCPFDIPFYKIDLTNIENLYKAIDSFDINFDLAVLNAGILGEIKLLKEWSVKELQDIFMVNVWSNKVLVDLLDGKVKKIVIMSSGAAVNGNPGWGGYALSKCAVNMMVSIYSKEINTPIFAVAPGVIDTDMVRKVISADRGKFSSVVRVDKSRVELEIGVERLVKLFDNLDKFESGSFIDIRNVEFI, from the coding sequence ATGAAAGTACTGATAACAGGAATAAGTAGGGGAATTGGGGCAGGGCTTGTGGAAGAATATTTAAATAGGGGTGATGAAGTTTATGGGATAGGAAGAAGCTGCCCTTTTGATATTCCTTTTTATAAGATTGATTTAACAAATATTGAAAATTTATATAAAGCAATTGATTCATTTGATATAAATTTTGATTTGGCAGTCCTAAATGCCGGAATTTTAGGGGAGATTAAGTTACTTAAAGAATGGAGCGTAAAAGAATTACAGGATATTTTTATGGTAAATGTCTGGAGTAATAAAGTTTTAGTTGATTTATTAGATGGCAAAGTAAAGAAAATTGTAATAATGAGCAGCGGAGCAGCTGTAAACGGAAATCCGGGCTGGGGAGGATATGCCCTTAGTAAATGTGCGGTTAATATGATGGTAAGTATTTATTCAAAGGAGATTAATACTCCAATTTTTGCAGTGGCTCCCGGAGTAATTGATACTGATATGGTAAGAAAAGTAATTTCGGCTGACAGGGGAAAATTCAGCTCAGTTGTAAGAGTTGATAAAAGCAGGGTTGAATTAGAAATAGGAGTTGAAAGGCTTGTTAAACTTTTTGATAATCTTGATAAATTTGAAAGCGGTTCTTTTATAGATATAAGAAATGTCGAATTTATTTAA
- a CDS encoding condensin complex protein MksE: MESIVFDVLSKGIIVSTNSSKYKEVAAYLLDEENFHNFNSLVSKLGFYLVGENGYFYLSKELNSTEEEKFFNSHKQIILAIAQLKKVFIHLDKGHKIKKSEFIKRFDSKKDEKIIKALFDKNDLMEITDKLFNMLEKNFVLESKSTDEYVVLNSINYYLDIVNSISEVGDE, encoded by the coding sequence ATGGAAAGCATAGTGTTTGATGTTTTAAGCAAAGGAATAATTGTTTCTACCAATTCGTCTAAATATAAAGAAGTAGCTGCATATCTGCTAGATGAAGAAAATTTTCATAATTTTAATTCATTGGTATCAAAACTTGGATTTTATCTGGTGGGGGAAAACGGATATTTTTATTTATCAAAAGAGTTAAATTCTACTGAAGAAGAAAAATTTTTTAATTCTCATAAGCAGATAATTTTGGCAATTGCCCAGTTAAAAAAAGTATTCATTCATTTAGATAAAGGGCATAAAATTAAAAAAAGTGAATTTATAAAAAGATTTGATTCTAAAAAGGATGAAAAAATTATAAAAGCGCTTTTTGATAAAAATGATTTAATGGAAATCACAGATAAACTTTTTAATATGTTGGAGAAAAATTTTGTGCTTGAATCAAAAAGTACTGATGAATATGTGGTTTTAAATTCAATTAATTATTATCTTGATATTGTAAATTCTATAAGCGAGGTAGGTGATGAATAA